A region of Myxococcus stipitatus DSM 14675 DNA encodes the following proteins:
- a CDS encoding type II secretion system protein GspJ: protein MTRHARGFTLMEVMVAVAITALMGTVVAMAFQTGLTAKETVETDADHYRQLRVAMNRMSREIGSAYVSDRFDLKRFRDQQDRPTNFVGESDRLLFTTFAHQRLYTDVKESDQAVVEYFVEPSDDRKAKGRLDLKRRTNPNVDDRMDRGGTTDVLLEGVKKLEFEYWNSDKKEWDDEWDTRRLEQKSILPTRVRMTVTAVDETGKEARYVTQARIMLNTELPRY, encoded by the coding sequence ATGACCCGACACGCGCGTGGCTTCACGCTGATGGAGGTCATGGTGGCGGTGGCCATCACCGCCCTGATGGGCACGGTGGTGGCCATGGCCTTCCAGACGGGCCTGACGGCGAAGGAGACGGTGGAGACGGACGCGGACCACTACCGGCAGCTGCGCGTGGCGATGAACCGCATGTCGCGCGAGATTGGCTCCGCGTACGTCAGCGACCGGTTCGACCTGAAGCGCTTCCGCGACCAGCAGGACCGGCCCACCAACTTCGTGGGAGAGAGCGACCGGCTCTTGTTCACCACGTTCGCCCACCAGCGGCTGTACACGGACGTGAAGGAGTCCGACCAGGCGGTGGTGGAGTACTTCGTGGAGCCCAGCGACGACCGCAAGGCGAAGGGGCGGCTGGACCTGAAGCGGCGGACGAATCCCAACGTGGACGACCGCATGGACCGGGGCGGCACGACGGACGTGCTGCTGGAGGGCGTGAAGAAGCTGGAGTTCGAGTACTGGAACTCCGACAAGAAGGAATGGGATGACGAGTGGGACACGCGGCGGCTCGAGCAGAAGAGCATCCTGCCCACGCGTGTGCGGATGACGGTGACGGCCGTGGACGAGACGGGCAAGGAAGCGCGCTATGTCACCCAGGCGCGCATCATGTTGAACACCGAGCTGCCGAGGTACTGA
- a CDS encoding general secretion pathway protein GspK, giving the protein MPLPFFQQAPRRRRPKSAAPGAGPNPRGERRSRGVALIIAVVSIALLTVIATEFAYNSRVDLQLAANQRDEVRAYYMARSGVAMSRLLLRFQRQVDQTPIPNPAALLGSLMGGQGQGNQGNTPQPTSLNLQLWKMARVDCHLLKGLVKSEGAEGTSSDIAPVEEKDEDDERFKMDGEEDPASREMSAQMTRRSFGGFEGCFLSTISDEEEKLNVHRLMAGAGDALPTALRLMDMLEDKRFEFLWQRDDANKVRSTPENVMLAIKDWADDDETGSAINRTDPVNPLPSGFSDEGGSYSRYEPSYEPKNARFDSIDELYRVHGVNDQFMAAFKDRLTVYPDINSRPNINTDDPVMMGLAIMSVADPARPDPRLKDPVFLNELITRIRSARMFSFFGMSVQDFVAVVESAGIAANPAVRSNVAGNRLIGDKSQTFTIKSVGEAGNVQKTLTAVVRLDDTLGKLLYWREE; this is encoded by the coding sequence ATGCCCCTGCCCTTCTTCCAGCAGGCGCCCCGGCGGCGCCGTCCGAAATCCGCGGCGCCCGGAGCGGGGCCCAACCCGCGCGGTGAGCGGCGCTCGCGGGGCGTGGCGCTCATCATCGCGGTGGTGTCCATCGCGCTGCTGACCGTCATCGCCACCGAGTTCGCGTACAACAGCCGCGTCGACCTGCAGCTCGCCGCCAACCAGCGGGACGAGGTGCGCGCGTACTACATGGCGCGCTCGGGCGTGGCGATGTCGCGGCTGCTCCTGCGCTTCCAGCGGCAGGTGGACCAGACGCCCATCCCCAACCCCGCGGCCCTGCTCGGCAGCCTCATGGGGGGCCAGGGACAAGGCAACCAGGGCAACACCCCGCAGCCCACGTCGCTCAACCTCCAGCTCTGGAAGATGGCGCGGGTGGACTGCCACCTCCTGAAGGGCCTGGTGAAGAGTGAAGGCGCGGAGGGGACCTCCAGCGACATCGCGCCCGTCGAGGAGAAGGACGAGGACGACGAGCGCTTCAAGATGGACGGGGAAGAGGACCCGGCCTCGCGGGAGATGTCCGCGCAGATGACGCGCCGCTCTTTCGGAGGCTTCGAGGGCTGCTTCCTGTCGACCATCTCCGACGAGGAGGAGAAGCTCAACGTGCACCGCCTGATGGCGGGCGCGGGCGACGCGCTGCCCACCGCGCTGCGGCTGATGGACATGCTCGAGGACAAGCGCTTCGAGTTCCTCTGGCAGCGCGACGACGCGAACAAGGTGCGCAGCACGCCCGAGAACGTGATGCTGGCCATCAAGGACTGGGCGGACGACGATGAGACGGGCTCCGCCATCAACCGCACGGACCCCGTCAATCCCCTGCCCTCGGGCTTCTCCGACGAGGGAGGGTCCTACAGCCGCTATGAGCCGAGCTACGAGCCGAAGAACGCGCGCTTCGACAGCATCGACGAGCTGTACCGGGTGCACGGGGTGAACGACCAGTTCATGGCGGCGTTCAAGGACCGGCTCACGGTGTATCCGGACATCAACTCACGGCCCAACATCAACACGGACGACCCGGTGATGATGGGGCTGGCCATCATGTCGGTGGCGGACCCGGCGCGGCCGGACCCTCGGTTGAAGGACCCGGTGTTCCTCAACGAGCTCATCACTCGCATCCGCTCGGCGCGCATGTTCAGCTTCTTCGGCATGTCCGTGCAGGACTTCGTGGCCGTGGTGGAGAGCGCCGGCATCGCCGCCAATCCCGCCGTCAGGTCCAACGTGGCGGGCAACCGCCTCATCGGCGACAAGAGTCAGACGTTCACCATCAAATCGGTGGGAGAGGCGGGCAACGTCCAGAAGACGCTGACCGCCGTGGTCCGGCTGGACGACACGCTGGGCAAGCTCCTGTACTGGAGAGAGGAATAG
- a CDS encoding prepilin-type N-terminal cleavage/methylation domain-containing protein, whose amino-acid sequence MKKTQRRAQRGLTLIEISIAIIIIAMLFSAAVMGIGSLTGAKAKGAAGELAGTIRSLYDSAALRGKTCRLVFEIPEPKEEKATRYHAECAESGVTTARDRDNALRDENRERERSRRDSRGGDRDERRSYLTTGGDTPSTQDLMDSEKVRVENVSRFSSFTSEELPARELPEDVRISIWTRQQREAVDSGVAYLYFFPQGYTEKAYVYVSQGDNVWTLDVSPLTGKVNIVDEALEVPR is encoded by the coding sequence ATGAAGAAGACCCAGCGCCGAGCGCAGCGCGGCCTGACGCTCATCGAAATCTCCATCGCCATCATCATCATCGCGATGCTGTTCTCCGCGGCGGTGATGGGCATCGGCTCGCTCACCGGCGCCAAGGCGAAGGGTGCGGCGGGCGAGCTCGCGGGCACCATCCGCTCGCTCTACGACTCGGCGGCGCTGCGCGGCAAGACGTGCCGCCTGGTGTTCGAGATTCCCGAGCCCAAGGAGGAGAAGGCCACACGCTACCATGCGGAGTGCGCGGAGAGCGGCGTGACGACGGCGAGGGACCGCGACAACGCGCTGCGCGACGAGAACCGCGAGCGCGAGCGGTCCCGGCGTGACAGCCGCGGGGGCGACCGCGACGAGCGGCGCAGCTACCTCACCACCGGGGGCGACACGCCTTCCACGCAGGACCTGATGGACAGCGAGAAGGTGCGCGTGGAGAACGTGTCGCGCTTCTCGTCCTTCACGTCCGAGGAGCTGCCCGCGCGGGAGCTGCCCGAGGACGTGCGCATCTCCATCTGGACCCGCCAGCAGCGAGAGGCGGTCGACAGTGGCGTGGCGTATCTCTACTTCTTCCCGCAGGGCTACACGGAGAAGGCGTACGTCTACGTGAGCCAGGGCGACAACGTCTGGACGCTGGATGTGTCGCCGCTCACCGGCAAGGTGAACATCGTCGACGAAGCGCTGGAGGTGCCGCGATGA
- a CDS encoding type IV pilus modification PilV family protein, which yields MKRAHGFTLLEVIVALAILGMALMAIFDLNAGAVANHVYTKRLTVASLLARSKMTDVEQKLYDDGFSPDDDEESGDFSDEGWTQFKWKARIIAPKLDGVTPDQLIGAIFNLPIGGDSSDPMSGIASLFGGGGAGGDKGGKTPSGPQPAGGGLGGAAMGMAQPMFAQMVQQLTQAVREVHLTVYWQEGTQVESIDLVTHVVSLGPGSDRNGGFTPNQGTTPGADNQWVDPNSPGMIVPNPIPGPNGTMLHPQTRQPLMRRSEWLQRVNGGQPQQPQGGGGTPTPPRGGILGGGTRSPFPNFPGSQRNDR from the coding sequence ATGAAGCGAGCCCATGGCTTCACGCTGCTGGAGGTCATCGTCGCGCTCGCCATCCTGGGGATGGCGCTGATGGCCATCTTCGACCTGAACGCGGGCGCGGTGGCCAACCACGTCTACACCAAGCGGCTCACGGTGGCGTCGCTGCTGGCGCGCTCGAAGATGACGGACGTGGAGCAGAAGCTCTACGACGACGGCTTCTCGCCCGACGACGACGAGGAGTCCGGCGACTTCTCCGACGAGGGCTGGACCCAGTTCAAGTGGAAGGCGCGCATCATCGCCCCGAAGCTGGACGGAGTGACGCCCGACCAGCTCATCGGCGCCATCTTCAACCTGCCCATCGGCGGCGACTCCAGCGACCCGATGAGCGGCATCGCCAGCCTCTTCGGCGGTGGCGGCGCGGGCGGCGACAAGGGAGGCAAGACGCCCAGCGGTCCGCAGCCCGCGGGAGGCGGACTGGGCGGCGCGGCCATGGGCATGGCGCAGCCCATGTTCGCGCAGATGGTGCAGCAGCTCACCCAGGCGGTGCGCGAGGTGCACCTCACCGTGTACTGGCAGGAAGGCACCCAGGTGGAGAGCATCGACCTGGTGACGCACGTGGTGTCGCTCGGCCCGGGCTCGGACCGCAACGGCGGCTTCACGCCCAACCAGGGCACCACGCCGGGCGCGGACAACCAGTGGGTGGACCCCAACAGCCCCGGGATGATTGTGCCGAACCCCATCCCTGGCCCCAACGGCACCATGCTGCATCCGCAGACGCGCCAGCCGCTGATGCGCCGCTCGGAGTGGCTGCAGCGGGTGAACGGTGGCCAGCCACAGCAGCCGCAGGGCGGGGGCGGCACGCCGACGCCTCCTCGAGGCGGGATTCTTGGCGGAGGCACCCGGTCGCCGTTCCCGAACTTCCCAGGCAGCCAGAGGAACGACCGATGA
- a CDS encoding type II secretion system protein GspG — MNEHDSHPSQTPSPAGAARPHRLGRLVLGLIILVASVLAFVLVYATEDRTLAPDQRRARDAIRRMEGKFKAHQRLMGRFPSREEGFQPLIDAKLMDGVPLDPWGNPYVYWTDGKSGAVVSYGADGKKGGVGLDADLSSGGVLANGGAP, encoded by the coding sequence ATGAACGAGCACGACTCCCATCCATCCCAGACGCCCTCGCCCGCGGGGGCCGCCCGCCCCCATCGTCTGGGGCGCCTCGTGCTGGGGCTCATCATCCTGGTGGCCAGCGTGCTGGCGTTCGTCCTCGTGTACGCGACGGAGGACCGCACGCTGGCGCCGGACCAGCGCCGGGCGCGCGACGCCATCCGCAGGATGGAGGGCAAGTTCAAGGCACACCAGCGGCTGATGGGTCGCTTCCCCTCGCGGGAAGAGGGCTTCCAGCCGCTCATCGACGCGAAGCTGATGGACGGCGTGCCGCTGGACCCGTGGGGGAATCCCTACGTGTACTGGACGGACGGCAAGAGCGGCGCGGTCGTGTCCTACGGCGCGGATGGCAAGAAGGGCGGCGTGGGTCTGGACGCGGACCTGAGCAGTGGAGGCGTGCTGGCCAACGGGGGGGCTCCATGA
- the gspN gene encoding type II secretion system protein GspN: MSSETKPARWKVVVGYGAFALVAFILCLLFTFPYDMVRTRIISEAGQAGLAVRIGSLRPGLSGITATHVRVSKPPQPMTAETLAQLVSGEGIVGAAELGEAVTIDSVAVRPTLFPPGLAVRASALGGTAAVDVGWLGDTKVRAEFDKLRVSNGNLPAFLGVDVDGELNGALRLTMPKGKSPEPDLSLANGELSLDSQGLIIKGGKASIPMGGGNSMAMDLPQVALGALVGRINFEKGMGTVQELKLKGEDVEALATGTLKLGKRLEYSEPAMDVNLRLDPEAQKRLGLLAAGITIFPPDKKDPSFRAAKLGGFLNRPTFLPRR, encoded by the coding sequence ATGTCCTCAGAGACCAAGCCCGCTCGTTGGAAGGTTGTCGTGGGCTACGGCGCGTTCGCGCTCGTGGCCTTCATCCTCTGCCTGCTCTTCACCTTCCCGTATGACATGGTGCGCACGCGCATCATCTCGGAGGCGGGTCAGGCGGGGCTCGCGGTGCGCATCGGCTCGTTGCGGCCGGGGCTGTCCGGCATCACCGCCACCCACGTGCGGGTCAGCAAGCCGCCGCAGCCGATGACCGCGGAGACGCTGGCGCAGCTGGTCAGCGGCGAGGGCATTGTCGGCGCGGCGGAGCTGGGCGAGGCGGTGACCATCGACAGCGTGGCCGTGCGCCCCACCCTCTTCCCCCCCGGCCTGGCGGTGCGGGCCAGCGCGCTGGGAGGGACGGCGGCGGTGGACGTGGGGTGGCTGGGCGACACGAAGGTCCGCGCGGAGTTCGACAAGCTGCGGGTCAGCAACGGCAACCTGCCTGCCTTCCTGGGCGTGGACGTGGACGGCGAGCTCAATGGCGCGCTGCGGCTGACGATGCCCAAGGGCAAGAGCCCGGAGCCGGACCTGTCGCTGGCGAATGGCGAGCTGTCGCTCGACTCGCAGGGCCTCATCATCAAGGGCGGCAAGGCCTCCATCCCCATGGGGGGAGGCAACTCGATGGCCATGGACCTGCCGCAGGTGGCCCTGGGCGCGCTGGTGGGGCGCATCAACTTCGAGAAGGGCATGGGCACCGTGCAGGAGCTCAAGCTCAAGGGCGAGGACGTGGAGGCGCTGGCCACTGGCACGCTGAAGCTGGGCAAGCGACTGGAGTACAGCGAGCCCGCCATGGACGTGAACCTGCGGCTGGACCCGGAGGCTCAGAAGCGGCTGGGCCTGCTCGCGGCGGGCATCACCATCTTCCCCCCGGACAAGAAGGACCCGAGCTTCCGAGCAGCGAAGCTGGGCGGATTCCTCAACCGGCCCACGTTCCTTCCTCGCCGGTAG
- the gspG gene encoding type II secretion system major pseudopilin GspG, which translates to MSQTTQSQQRRRRNRRGMTLIEIMVVITILGLIAAAVGVAVIPQLEAARRDTAGLDIKNIQSALKLYYTKKGKYPDTSSGLNALVEAQTLEQLPKDPWGNEYVYLNEGGKPVIISYAADGTAGGEGNDADISSADAAAGKK; encoded by the coding sequence ATGAGCCAGACGACCCAGAGCCAGCAGCGCCGCCGCCGCAACCGCCGCGGCATGACCCTGATTGAGATCATGGTGGTCATCACCATCCTCGGCCTCATCGCCGCCGCCGTGGGCGTGGCGGTGATTCCCCAGCTCGAGGCGGCCCGCCGGGACACGGCCGGCCTGGACATCAAGAACATCCAGAGCGCCCTGAAGCTCTACTACACGAAGAAGGGCAAGTACCCGGACACGTCCTCGGGGCTCAACGCGCTGGTGGAGGCGCAGACGCTCGAGCAGCTGCCCAAGGACCCGTGGGGCAACGAGTACGTGTACCTGAACGAGGGCGGCAAGCCCGTCATCATCTCGTACGCCGCGGATGGCACCGCGGGCGGCGAGGGCAATGACGCGGACATCTCCTCCGCGGACGCGGCCGCCGGCAAGAAGTGA
- the pilM gene encoding pilus assembly protein PilM: MARILGLDLGSHSVKGVVLEARTKGHATRSFVEVRRAQEGERADTLRAAVTELLGKLPPGHADQVVVALPGPALITHALSLPFSDGKRIEATLPFEVGSLLPFDISDVVYDYQVVSLKETDGKEKASDLLVGVVRKEELKSLVDLLSELKVDPRIVTHPGLAYQNLLQQAAGLFEGSGEGGVVAVVDIGHERTSVAVGKPGTGVQFARTFAGGGRDLSKALATEFQTSLAEAHHWKEQHGAMASAARGPDAERAAAAFTRGLQPLLRELRPTLKAYTARTRQQVGALVICGGTARMPGLAEQLSKDLNLPVRVLALPSDTAESIPTAEQPTAAQAYALALRGNAAGARAPRFNYRRGELAFKGDFDYVKDKLGLLASFAATLLLLLIAFGVVRNSVLSRREAQVDAALCETTQRILGRCEKDYNRALNMLKGVESPAAALPKLSAVNLLAEVTQKVPQDLPVKFDRIQIDTERVILQGETDSSKQVDTLSNALKNHACFKEVKQGKVERTRDGQKVTFRLDVQVQCPGTEGGES, encoded by the coding sequence ATGGCCCGCATTCTTGGCCTCGACTTGGGCAGCCACTCCGTGAAGGGCGTGGTGCTGGAGGCTCGGACGAAAGGACACGCCACCCGGAGCTTCGTGGAGGTGCGCCGCGCTCAAGAGGGCGAGCGCGCCGACACGCTGCGCGCCGCGGTGACGGAGCTGCTCGGCAAGCTGCCGCCAGGGCACGCCGACCAGGTCGTCGTCGCCCTGCCCGGCCCGGCGCTCATCACCCACGCGCTGAGCCTGCCGTTCTCCGACGGCAAGCGAATCGAGGCGACGCTGCCCTTCGAGGTGGGCAGCCTGCTGCCGTTCGACATCTCCGACGTGGTCTACGACTACCAGGTGGTCAGCCTGAAGGAGACGGACGGCAAGGAGAAGGCCAGCGACCTCCTGGTGGGCGTGGTGCGCAAGGAGGAGCTCAAGTCGCTGGTGGACCTCCTGTCCGAGCTGAAGGTGGACCCGCGCATCGTCACGCACCCGGGACTCGCCTATCAGAACCTGCTCCAGCAGGCGGCCGGCCTCTTCGAGGGCTCGGGCGAGGGCGGCGTGGTGGCCGTGGTGGACATCGGTCACGAGCGCACCTCGGTGGCCGTCGGCAAGCCGGGCACGGGCGTGCAGTTCGCGCGCACGTTCGCGGGCGGCGGACGGGACTTGAGCAAGGCCCTGGCCACGGAGTTCCAGACGTCCCTGGCGGAGGCGCACCACTGGAAGGAGCAGCACGGGGCCATGGCCAGCGCGGCGCGCGGGCCGGACGCGGAGCGCGCCGCGGCGGCGTTCACGCGCGGGCTCCAGCCGCTGCTGCGCGAGCTGCGCCCCACCCTGAAGGCGTACACGGCGCGCACGCGGCAGCAGGTGGGCGCGCTGGTGATTTGCGGTGGCACGGCGCGGATGCCGGGCCTCGCGGAGCAGCTCTCCAAGGACCTGAACCTGCCGGTGCGCGTGCTCGCGCTTCCCTCGGACACGGCGGAGTCGATTCCCACCGCGGAGCAGCCGACGGCGGCGCAGGCGTACGCGCTGGCGCTTCGGGGCAATGCGGCCGGGGCGCGAGCGCCTCGGTTCAACTACCGGCGGGGCGAGCTCGCCTTCAAGGGTGACTTCGACTACGTGAAGGACAAGCTGGGGCTCCTGGCCTCCTTCGCGGCCACGCTCCTGCTCCTGCTCATCGCGTTCGGCGTGGTGCGCAACTCGGTGCTGTCGCGGCGCGAGGCGCAGGTGGACGCGGCGCTGTGCGAGACGACGCAGCGAATCCTGGGGCGGTGTGAGAAGGACTACAACCGCGCGCTCAACATGCTCAAGGGCGTGGAGAGCCCGGCGGCGGCGCTGCCCAAGCTGTCCGCGGTCAACCTCCTGGCGGAGGTGACGCAGAAGGTGCCGCAGGACCTGCCGGTGAAGTTCGACCGCATCCAGATCGACACGGAGCGCGTCATCCTCCAGGGCGAGACGGACTCCTCCAAGCAGGTGGACACGCTGTCCAACGCGCTGAAGAACCATGCCTGCTTCAAGGAAGTGAAGCAGGGCAAGGTGGAGCGCACCCGGGACGGGCAGAAAGTCACGTTCCGCTTGGATGTCCAGGTGCAGTGCCCCGGGACGGAAGGGGGGGAGAGCTAG
- the gspM gene encoding type II secretion system protein GspM: MAKLQEALAPLQTWFERLSDRERRMVSIAGAAVAVFIVFAVLMTFANSASGYRKRTQDKLAKLQEVQALAASFRDAQASRQSVETQLTSSNVQLISYIEDKATAAGLQVPNMTPKGDVGIGDGKIMESSVELTFSDVDLRKLTDFLRTVESGPGVVKVKYLRIEPRPSDLLTAWTTVATYRMKQ, encoded by the coding sequence ATGGCCAAACTTCAGGAAGCACTGGCGCCGCTGCAGACGTGGTTCGAGCGGCTGAGTGACCGTGAGCGGCGGATGGTGTCCATCGCCGGCGCGGCGGTGGCGGTGTTCATCGTCTTCGCGGTGCTGATGACGTTCGCCAACAGCGCGTCCGGCTATCGCAAGCGCACGCAGGACAAGCTGGCGAAGCTGCAAGAGGTGCAGGCGCTGGCGGCCAGCTTCCGCGATGCGCAGGCCAGCCGTCAGTCGGTGGAGACGCAGCTCACGTCGAGCAACGTGCAGCTGATTTCATACATCGAGGACAAGGCCACGGCCGCGGGCCTCCAGGTCCCCAACATGACGCCCAAGGGCGACGTGGGCATCGGCGACGGGAAGATCATGGAGAGCTCCGTGGAGCTGACGTTCTCCGATGTGGACCTGAGGAAGCTGACCGACTTCCTGCGCACGGTGGAGAGCGGACCGGGCGTGGTGAAGGTGAAGTACCTGCGCATCGAACCCCGTCCGTCGGACTTGCTGACGGCGTGGACCACCGTGGCCACCTACCGGATGAAGCAATAA
- a CDS encoding sigma-54-dependent Fis family transcriptional regulator: MPELVFFRRGEEVLRVGVDRARMVLGRGEQSDVAIPDPEVSRQQAALLWDGARCRVEDLSGKGTVVSGETVTTAELPDGADLVLGQWRAVFRLSGGGEGTESTTEIGHTTSVQTRDAQRWQAAQVRVKQGLNESVHRLTGDSFTAGKDAGCDLVLQDRFASSKHLKVTRREAVFHVVDLRSTNGTWLGPVRVFEAEVTLPTTLRVGETELVLEQAVSGTKKETTSFHGIIGNDMAVRNLAEVIERVAPSTAAVTILGESGTGKELVARAIHQCSQRANRPLIPVNCAAISKELIESELFGHEKGSFTGAANARKGAFEEADGGTLFLDEIGELPLDLQAKLLRALESGEIKRVGASRPMHVDVRVVAATNLDLLAAAREGKFREDLYYRLCVIPLHLPPLRSRKTDLASLAEHFVKMYAPRGQTVRFTASALDRLQGHGWPGNIRELRNVVHRALLMRKGPVIDASDLTFDQEMNKETGIAVPELPPGMTLEQMLEKLERQIVEAALRRFNNNRERVARELGVARSTLFKRLKDWGLTRQDEQE, translated from the coding sequence ATGCCGGAGCTGGTGTTTTTCCGTCGTGGCGAGGAGGTGTTGAGGGTGGGCGTGGACCGGGCACGGATGGTGCTCGGGCGCGGCGAGCAGAGCGACGTCGCGATTCCAGACCCCGAGGTGAGCCGCCAGCAGGCGGCCCTGCTGTGGGATGGAGCGCGATGCCGGGTGGAGGACCTCTCCGGCAAGGGCACGGTGGTGAGTGGGGAGACGGTCACCACCGCGGAGCTCCCGGATGGCGCGGACCTGGTGTTGGGCCAGTGGCGCGCGGTGTTCCGGCTGAGCGGTGGTGGCGAGGGCACGGAGTCCACCACGGAGATTGGACACACCACGTCCGTGCAGACGCGGGATGCGCAGCGGTGGCAGGCGGCGCAGGTGCGCGTGAAGCAGGGCTTGAATGAGTCGGTGCACCGGCTCACGGGCGACAGCTTCACGGCGGGCAAGGACGCGGGCTGCGACCTGGTGTTGCAGGACCGGTTCGCCTCCAGCAAGCACCTGAAGGTGACGCGCCGGGAGGCGGTGTTCCACGTCGTGGACCTGCGCTCGACGAACGGCACGTGGCTGGGGCCGGTGCGGGTGTTCGAGGCGGAGGTCACGCTGCCCACGACGCTGCGGGTGGGTGAGACGGAGCTGGTGTTGGAGCAGGCGGTGTCCGGGACGAAGAAGGAGACCACGTCCTTCCACGGCATCATCGGCAACGACATGGCGGTGCGGAACCTGGCGGAGGTCATCGAGCGGGTGGCGCCGTCCACCGCGGCGGTGACGATCCTGGGTGAGTCCGGCACGGGCAAGGAGTTGGTGGCTCGGGCGATTCATCAGTGCTCGCAGCGGGCGAACCGTCCGCTCATCCCGGTCAACTGCGCGGCCATCTCGAAGGAGCTCATCGAGAGCGAGCTGTTCGGCCACGAGAAGGGCTCGTTCACCGGCGCGGCGAACGCGCGCAAGGGTGCCTTCGAGGAGGCGGACGGCGGCACGCTGTTCCTGGATGAGATTGGCGAGCTGCCGTTGGACTTGCAGGCCAAGCTGCTGCGCGCGCTGGAGAGCGGTGAAATCAAGCGCGTGGGAGCCAGCCGCCCCATGCACGTGGACGTGCGAGTCGTGGCGGCGACGAACCTGGACCTGCTGGCGGCGGCGCGCGAGGGGAAGTTCCGCGAGGACCTGTACTACCGCCTCTGCGTGATTCCGTTGCACCTGCCGCCGCTGCGCAGCCGCAAGACGGACCTGGCCTCATTGGCCGAGCACTTCGTGAAGATGTACGCGCCGCGAGGGCAGACGGTGCGCTTCACGGCCTCCGCGCTGGACAGGCTCCAAGGCCACGGGTGGCCGGGCAACATCCGCGAGCTGCGCAACGTGGTGCACCGCGCGCTGCTCATGCGCAAGGGCCCGGTCATCGACGCGAGCGATTTGACGTTCGACCAGGAGATGAACAAGGAGACGGGCATCGCGGTGCCGGAGCTCCCGCCTGGGATGACGCTGGAGCAGATGTTGGAGAAGCTCGAGCGACAGATTGTCGAAGCCGCGCTGCGCCGGTTCAACAACAACCGCGAGCGCGTGGCCCGTGAGCTGGGCGTGGCCCGCTCCACCCTGTTCAAGCGCCTGAAGGACTGGGGGCTGACGCGGCAGGACGAGCAGGAATAG